In Senegalia massiliensis, the genomic window ATTCTCATACTTTCAGTTATCTTTACATTTTTCTTTAAGGTTTTATTGCCTTTAATCATCAAATTCATAGTATTAAATAGGTTTGTAGCTTGTTTTATGTCATTAGCTACTATAATGTATTCAGCTCCATATGTAGGATCTGTAAAATACAAATATACTGCTATCCAAGATACCAATGATCCTTTACCATTTTTACGAGAAATATCTAATAATGCTTCTCTGTGTTTTCTAAAACCTGTGTTTTTATCCTTTACACATAATATCTCAGATGTATGAATGAATTGAAATTTTAAAGGTTTTATTTTTTGTCCTTTTACGCCTTTATCCAGTTGTAATTTAGTGATAAATTTATAGAACTTTCTTGCTTCTTCTTCATCATAATAAAAATTATCATAATCCCATTTAATTTTAAGTTCTTCTATTAAATCATCTAAGTTATATTCTGTCTGTTCTTTTACATGTTTTTCTTTTAAATCCACACCACCACCTACTTAACTATCATATCTTCCATCTCCTCATCATCTGTATCATTTACTATTAATTCTTTTAACTTTGCCCTTTCACGTGGAGTTAGAGCAAATTCTTTTATAAATGATAGCATTGATTTCATAGCATTATTTGCAATACTTATTTCTGGTATTTGTTGTCTATATCCAGTTTCAGTTTCAAAGCATAATTCTTTATGTTTTTTTATTGCTTTTTCTGCCTGCATCCATCTTTGATAATTAATACAAAGAGCTGAAAGGGCTATATCATCACCAGGTTTCCATTTACCTTCTTCTACTAGCATATTAGTGATCTGCATATATTTTTGTTTTCCTTTTTTAAGTAAAATAGTTGGTGGTTTAGGTATTTCAATTTCATTTTCCATAACATAGCCTCCTTTCATAACCCCCCCTATTGAAAATATGACATTTTTTTGTGCGTGAAGGGGGACGCGCTTTTTAAAATAGAGGTTGATACTTTTTAGTACCCCCCTCTAGTATGTTTTATTAAACTTCTAAGTAAATTTTGCATTTTAACTTTATTCTTAGTCTTATAAACTTTATGAATTTTTTGATGGCAAGACTCACAAAGACAAATTAAATTATTTAAATCAAAGGCTTTTGAAAGATCATCTTTAAGTTCTATGATGTGATGAACAAGTTGTGAATACTTAATAGTTTTATTATGATAGCATGATATACATAATCCCATATCCCTATTCTCTGCTTTGCTCTTTGCTATCTCCCATTCCTTAGAATTATATATCTTCTGTGTCTCCATATCTCTTTCATATCTGTTATAATCTTTATTAATCCTTGAAGTACATTCCTTGCAATAGTTTAGTTCTCTGTCTATTATCTTGCTACATCTAGGACATATCTTAACTAATGGCATATGTTTCACTCCATAATAAAAACACTCTATCTCTAGAGTGCTATTTCGTTACTGGTATCCTATATTCTATTTCACTATCATACATTTCACTTCTAAGTATGACTTGAATCTCTTCACTTTCATTTTCTAATCCATAATAAGCTTGAACTGTAACTTCTGTTCCTACTCCTGAATCTTGTGGCTGTTGTTTTGGAAACATATCTGAACTTTCTGCTACTTTATTTTGCTGGTCTACTACTTGTAAATCTTGACCATGAATATATAATAATGCATCTTCTTGTGCTATATTCTTATATGTATATTCCACCTCTACTATTTGAGTTGTATTCTCTGAAAAATCTTCCTTATATTCAAAATCATCAGCCACTTTAGCCTCTTCAATTTTTATTGAATACATCTCATTTCCATTATTATTTGTTATTATAGCTTCTTCTCCAGATTCAAATATATCTTTATCATTAGAAGTTTCTTCACTACAACCTGCTATAGAAATAATTACAAATAGAAATAGAAATAATATTAATATTTTCTTACCCAAAACAAATCCCTCCTCTTTTAATATTATTATATTATATAGAGGAAAAATTTACTAATGTTATATTATTTCAAAATTACATTTAATAATTGCTTTCTCATATTATCACCTAAAATAAAAAAGACACCCTGTTGGATGTCTATCGTTATTAGTATTTAATTATTTTGTTTCATCTTCTTAAATATCAATATTTTAATTTGAATTTGAATGATATTTTTTCTTTATATCTATATAGTTTTCTAAATAGACATCAAGTGGTGATTTTTCTAGCATTTGATTAATTAGTATACTTTTATCGTTCCATCCACCAGTAGTCTTTAGATGATTTTTCATCCAAATATAGTTATCTTCAAATGATTTATCTTCAAAAGTATACCAATCTCTCCCTAGATACATAGAAGTAATAAGAGATCTAATTACTTCTATATCTAAATTAATTAAATGATCTTCAAGATTCTTATTTTTGCTATAATATTCCTCACTTAACTCTGTGTTTTCAAGACTTGAAAATATTATATCATTAGAATCTCTTTCTTCTACCCTTCTTCTATCTCTAGCTAATTCTATAACATCACTCAAAACATTGTACTCATTATCCATACATATATACCCCCTTTATATTTATAATATTCTACAAAGAAGGTAATAATCCTTTAAGTATTTTCTATAAATACCCATACTGCTGCAATAATTGTTATAACTATTCCAGATACAAAACCTATAATAAACCCAATCATTATTATCATCTCCCGACAAATAAAATACCCCGGTCAAAATAGACCAGGGCCAAACTAAAAGGGGGAATTTTATATATGTCTATATTAATATAGTAACATATATTTAACCCTAATTCGTGCTCTATTCGTGCTCTAAAAGTGCTGTGTACCCAAATAAAGAAATAGATATTTTTTGTAAAGCTTGAGTTCTAATTTCTTTACACCATCTTTCATTATATTGTGCTTCATAAGCTATATTAAACCACTGATATCCTTTTATGTATCTTAATTCTATTACTTTCTTTTCTATATCAGTTAGTCCTTCTAAAGCTCTATCTATTTTATTAACTTCATGTTGAGTTGTTTTAATTTTATATTTAAGTTGTTTTTCTTTTTTTATATTTCTTATTGCCTGTTCTTCTAATTGCCTGGTTATTTTATTAGTTTCAGAAGTTTTTTCTCCTTCATAATTTATACAATTTACTCCATCTTCATTTTTCAAACATTCAAGTTGTTCTTTCATATTTAATATATTTATTTTAAATTGTGTGTAGTTATAGAGAGCTTTTTCAGCTCTCTTATAATATTGTTTTTTTATTTGCTTCATTTATTAACTCCTTCCCTATAACACTTTTGATACTAGTGATGATATTGTGAGTGGTAGCCAAAAAATCATACCAAAACCTATTGTTATTAACAGTGCAATTATATCGATTAGTCCTTCAACCTTATCAAGGTCTATGACTGTTATTGTTATAAAAACTCCTGTAGATACATATAGATATTCAATACATTTTAATAATGATTTTAATTCTTTATAAAAATCTTCTTTCATGTTTACCTCCCTAAATAATGTTATATACTTGCTTTACATTCCAACCTCTACATAATAATTTATTATTGTGTTTTTCTATATCTTCTTCAGTTGCTCGGCAATAATCAAGTATTCCAATGCAAACTTGTATTACATCCATAGCTTCAGCTATTACATTTTCTCTGTTACAATACCCCATAATGTCTTGTATCATCATTTCATGTTTTAGCTCTGATGCTTCTTCTTCAAATTTATAAAAATGTTCTTTTAATGTATCGTTTTTATCTAATACAAGTATTTTATTTTTAAACTCTAAAGGGTTTTTAATTGAATTTAATTCTTTTTCTAAACGCTCATTTCTTGTTTTTAACATTTCATTTTCATTTTGTAATTCTCTTGCTATAGTTTGTCCTACTCTTTCAATCATTTTCTATCACCATATTTCTTTTGAAGCTCTTCAGCTTTTTTCATTACTTCTTCTTTGCTATATCCTTTATCAAGTAATTCTTCTACTATTTCTTTTAAAATTAAACTTATTGAATTCATTTTCTATTCCTCCTCCTCCTCATTCTCCAGATTGCTCCATTAACTTCTTTTAAATATCTATCGTAGGTCTTGTCCTCTTTTTTACTATCTAAAAATTCCCTATATTCAATATATTTATTACATGTTGTATGACAAGTTGAATATCTATCTTTACAATTCCACTTACAAGGATTTAACATGATATCAAACTTCCTTAAATCCATAAATGACTTCATTAGAAGAAACTTTATTATCATATTTTTTTATTTCATTTAATAAATGGCTGCAATCATTTATAACATTAATAACATTAGGATAGTGTTTTTGTTGTTCTTCTGGACTTGCAGTCTCACACCATTTTTCCATTTTATTAAATCTAGCTAAAGCTTTGTTGTATTTCTTCTTTAATAATTTTAATTGCTTCTGATCCACTTCTAGCCACCCCCACTATAGCTCCATTTTCTTTCATTTTTCTGAGGAAATTATCTTGATATTTACTTGTTCTACCTTTTTCATTTTTAACTTCTATAAAAAATGCTTTACCATCTCTTTTTCTTACTCCAAACAAATCTGAAAATCCTTTTGGTACTCCAGTCGATACCATTCTTCCAGTATCACTCATAAAAGTACCAACATTTATTCTAAATACTATTGCAATATCTCTAAGAGCCAATCTAATTTCATTTTGAATATCTTTTTCTCTCAAGTTACTCAACCTCCTTAATTATTACGTTTTATTAATAAAATACACTCTATATATACCAATTATTTCAAATTATTTTATATATCTATAATATACAATGTTCTATAATACTGTATTTAACTAAGTTAGGGATAGTAAGGGATAGTTGGAGGGTTTTTCTATAAAGTCCTATAGGAAAATTTTATATAGAAAAGTTATAGAAAAACGGGGTAAACCTTCCCTAACCCTCCCTTATTTACCCCATAGATAATCTAAATGATCTACTAACTCGGTTAATTCTATTTCATCTAAACTATTTATTTGCTTATCTGATAACTCTTGATTATAAAAATCTTTTTGTGAATTCTTTATAAAATCTCTTAATGTTTCATCTTCATTAACTTTTTTATCAAGTTGACTTATATTTGTTCTTTCTATAATTTCGTTACCTTCTTCATCTACAGTTACTTTAAAACCACACTTACAATATCTTATATAAGTTTTATCTATTATTATTCCACCTTCTCCATTTCTGATATTAGGATTATGGCATTCAGGACAAATAGCATACTTCATCAAATTTACATTTTTTAAAAACATTTTCAACACTCCTTATTTATTAAATAGACTTCCTCCTAAACCGTACTCTTGATATTCTTCTACAATTCTTATTCCTTCGTAATGATTACTTCCTCTTGTCTTTTTTTTATTAAACCTTAATGATAGTTCTTTTCCGAATTTTGTGTTACTCATTTTATATTCATTATTTTCATCAGCCCAATTTGTATAGGCTTTATATAATACACTTGATTTAACTTCCCCTGGGCCTTTTTCTGTACAATCCTCTAGAAAAGCAGTAATAACATCCATTTCTGATTTATAATCTTTCACTGCATCAGCAACTGCACTTGGCATTTCTAGTCCCTCTCTCTGCCATTTCATACAACCTTCAACTGCCCAATTTAATATGCCTGTAAGTTCTTTTTTAAGTTTATATTTTAAATTTTTATCTACTTTTTCATCTGGAATTTGAACAGTGAAGGGAATAAGATGCATCCTTCTCCAAATACCTAAATCTCTACCACGTATTATAGGTTTATGATTTGTAGACATCCATAACTTAAATTCAGGCTCGAATTCAAATTCTTTGCCATATAAATGTCTAGCTGTAACCGTATCCCCTCCAGTAAGCTGTTTTAACAAACCTTCATTTATTCTTGCCCCTTCATTAGGTTCTACAGTTGTTACAAATCTAGATCCTTTAAGTCTTGCTATATCACTATTAGCAGTTCCTTGCTGATTTTTTACCATAATAGTTTCGGGTTGTATATTAGTAGCATAATCCCCCATAATAGCTGTAATGATATCTAAGAAAGTTGATTTACCATTCCTTCCATTTCCATAACAAAAGAAAACACATTGTTCCTTAGTAGATCCACTCATAGAATATCCTACTGCTTTTTGAATATAATCAATAAGTTCTTTATCATTATCAAATATCTGTTCAAGAAATTCTTCCCACATTGGAGCATCTATTGTATCTGTATATTCTACATAAGATATTTTAGAAAGATGCTGATCATGTCTATGATTAGATAAACTTGCATCTCTTAAACTTACTACTCCATTCATAACATTAAATATATCTTTCTTTTTATCAAATTCTCTAGGTAAAATAGACAATCTGTGTTCAGATTCTTTTATCATATTATTTTTACCTCTGTTATTTCTTGTATATTTAAGATGTTTTAAAAATTGTTTCTCTTCTTCCTCTGTATTACAATAAGCTAAATCTTTTTTCATATCTTTTAGTATTTTTTCTGTTAGACCTTTAATATAACCTGAATTATCAAATGTCCATTTTCGACCATTATAGTAATACCACCCTCTATCAATATAACTATATCTCGCCATATCATGGAATCTATCTATAAATCTGTCTGCATTTCCTGTATCGTCATAGGAGTATCTTTTTATTTTTTTATCTAGGATCATAATTCCATAATCTTCAATTCCACTACCTGGTGTAAAAACTTCTCTACAATCTACAATAGCCTTATCTAACATATAATTTCCATAAGTAGATTGATTCCTTTTACTATCCCATTTTGGTCTATATAATCCACTTTTTCTAAAAATAGAATCCATTTTAAATTTATTTCTACCAGTCCAGAATGCTAACATGTTACAAAAAGCTAAATCTGCTTCAGATTGGCTTGGATATAAACCTTCCCATAAACCTTTATATAAAGTATCAAAAGCCTGTCCTTGTTTAGATTTCAAAGCTATATCTATTATCTTTTGTTCATCTAAATCTAAAGGGGCTGGCTGTATATTGTTATTATTTTCTTTAATTCCTCCAATATATTTAGCGTGTAGATATTTTATTTCCTCGGTACAATTAGAAATATCTAAATATTCAGCTGCTATATTTCCAGTCATAATAAAAAACCTACCATTTTGATACATTTCAACATTAGCTTTCCTTCTTCCACCAGCAGGTAACTCACCTTTACAAATAATATGTATTCCATTTCCACTAACAGAATACTCCGAATAACTTCCTAAACTGTGTATAAATTCAGAAATTATATTATCTGTTTCACCTGATTTATATTGATTTATAGCATTTCCTACGTCATCAATATCAACCCCAAAATAGGGAGGAGAGAAGAAAAAGCCTAATCCCTCTCCATATTTACCAATAGCAGCTAAAGCAGTCTTATAATCACACCATGTAGATGGATTATTACTTTGTGCATATCCACCTGTTTTAGCATTAATAGGTAGTTTTTTAGTTTTGCCTGGTCTGTCATTATCTTTTACTATTTTATAAACACACCAATTTTTTATTTGCTTTAACTCATTTGGTATCATTTAATCAACTCCTAAAATGGTATATCTTCATCATCTACAGGTTGGAAACCTTCCATCCCTTGCATATTTCCTACCTTATTTTTAAACTCATGATTACATCCATTGAATTTACTTTGGTCCCAATTTTTAACCCTTGCATTTGTATTGTCATTATATTCTTCATGTTTTACAGTTACTCTTGCAGTTCTACCTTTAAATTCATTTAATAATTCTTCAAGACTATTAAACTTTTTACCATTTGGAACTTGTAAAGCTTTTGCAACTGAATTCAACATACCTTTATGATATTCTCCAGTTTGTTTTGATTGCCAAATACTTGCGAATATATATTTATTTTGAAATTTTTGTTCTATGTCATTCCTAACTATTAGGTGTAAATTAATAAATTGAGTTCCTGTTTTAGCTGCATCCTCATATGCTTGTCCTACAACAACTTCATAAACTCCTTCATCTATTAATCCACCTTCAAAAACATCATCATGATCTACTTCAAAAAATGCCATTTTTACATACCTCCATTATTTTTTATTTGTCAAATATATTCATTTGTGGTTCTCTTATTGGTACTGCTATGAATTTTCCATCTTGGAATAATATTTCTTTTGGTTCTGTATATAAACCATCTTTTTTAAATTGTTTCTTTAAGTTAGTGGTAACTTTATGCTCAAAATATGGTTTTCTGTAATCATAAGTTTCATCAACTAAATCTCCGAATTCGTTTTTTCTTGGATAAACTTTAAACTCTTTAGGAAATGATAAAGATAATTTTAAAGTTATTTCACCAGTTTCAAATTCTTCTTCATATACCTTTTCAACCACTCTTAATATTTCTTTATTTAAATCCTGTAACATACTTTTAAAAACTGGACTATCAATATCAATTTCTAATATTCTTTTAGATAAATCCATTTAACATCACTCTCCTTTTATTTAATACTCACTCTGTAAAGCTTTCATTATTACATAAGGATCTTTATCGTCTAATGCATCCCACATTTTATCTGATACTTCATTTTCAGTAAGAGATTCAAAATCCCTTTCACTAATGACTCTAGCTCCTGATGTTGTGCTCTCCCATTCTTCTATAAATTCTTTTTTACCATTTTTATAAATTGTTTTATAGCCCTTTTCAGTAATTTCAATAGTTACTTTTTTCATATTTTTTTCACCTTCCTTTACTTTACAAATCCTAATAACTTACCTTGAAAATATGCCCATCCTGGTTTATATCCTTTATGTTTAGCTAACTTATATAATTCTCCCATGTTCTTGCAATCTTCAGGTTTTCTATAATCAGTTGTAAATCCTGCTATAGAATCTATTTCAACTAATTCACTTTCAACCTGTTCAACTTCTTTTTCTTCCTGACCAAACTCAAATCCACATTCTGGACATACTTTAATATTTCTCTCAACAGTGTAGAAGCATTCCTGACATTGTTTAACTGGATTTTCTTCTTTGATAGTATTGTTAGATCCTTTCTTAGGTTCTAGACTCCATTCTCTCTCCATATCCGGAGTTCCAAACCTTCCTACATTACCTACATGGTCTATTATTATAGCTGTCTTACCTTCCTTATATCTCATAGCCCTCATAGACTGTTGAATGTATAATGCTAACGACTGTGTAGGTCTTAGAAGTATAGCAGTATTACAATCAGGTACATCAAAACCTTCAGAAATTAAATCTACATTACATAAAACTTTTATTTCTCCTCGCCTAAATTTTTCTATTACTGCATCTCTTTCAGATTTAGGAGTTTTAGCATCAATATGTTTAGCTACTATATTATTTTCATTGAATTCTTTTTCCATCCTCTTGCTTTGCTTAATTCCTGAACAATAACAAATAGCTTGCTTGCCATCAGAAAGCTTTTTATAATGCTTAATCACATCCCCCCAAATAGCTTTATTTTCAAACATATCTTCAATATCTTTAGATACATATTCTCCTCTTCTAACTTTTAATTTAGAAGTATCTATAATTTCAGGAGCATAATATTTAAAAGGTGCTAAATTACCCCATTCAATTAATTCACTAACTGTAGGGCCAATAACTAATTTGTCATTTATTTCGCCTAAACCTCCACCATTTAGTCTTATAGGAGTAGCAGTAAAACCTACTAGTTTAGCATTAGGAAAATATTTATATATTTTTTTATAACTATTTGCTAATGAATGGTGATTTTCATCTGTAATAATTAAGCTTGGAGGAATAGTTTTTTCTAATCTTCTCACTATTGTTTGAACCATGCCTATTTCTACATAATCTAAATCTACTCCCCACCACTCAAATGTTTCTCTTATTTGGTCCTTTAATTCTTTTCTATGGACTAAGAACAGGACTCTATTTTTCTTAGCAGTAGCTTTTTTTGAAATTTCTGCAATCATAACTGACTTACCAGAACCACAAGGACTTACAATGCAAGGACTTTTATATCCTTTTAAATAAGCTTGTCTTACTTTATTTATTAGATTTTTTTGATACTTCCTTAGTTCCACTTACAATCAACTCCTCTTGTAAACAACCCCCTCTACTATCTAATTGATTTTTAGCATAAGTTGAATTTGTAGCAGATAATATAAAACCTCTTTTATCTTCTTTATTAATAGTTAACTTACCTACAACATCACATAATCCCAAAACATTGTTTAATATTTTTCCATTAATTTGTGGAAATGATCTATTAAACTGTTGACCATTAGCATCTTGAAAAGAATCTGTAGTTTCCCAAGCAGTCCAAATAATATTAGAATTTAAGTTTTTCATATATCTAAGAGAGTTAACTAACTTAAACTGTAAATATTGGTAATCTCCCATATTTGGAACACCTTTATTTTTCCCTTGTCTCCCTAAATCAGATAGAATACATCTTTCTAGTTCTGACACATTGTCAACTGCTATATTGTCATATACACCTTGATAATTTTCGTATAAATCTATTACAGTCTCTTCCCAATGTTTCCAAGTGTTAATATTATCTATTTCTGCTATATCTATATTTTTAGCACCTCTTAAAACTTTCGTGGTTCTATCTACATCCAACACTAATGTTTTACCATGTAAAAATTTTAAAGCAGTAGTTTTTCCCATTCCTGGAGGCCCATATATTAAATATGTTCCTTTAGCTTTTTTAATTTCTGTAGCTTTTTTAATTTCTAAACTCATTTTTATTCAGCCACCTTTATATTAATTTTTTCTGGTCTTTCTTCTACTTTTATACCTTCTATGACTTTACCTTTATAAAGAATTACCTCTTCATAAAACTCAATTTTTCTTTCTATATCAGTATCTATAATTAAACCATTTGATTTATCTATAAATATTCCAGTAGAATCACCTAAAAAATCAATATTTTCATTTATTTCTCCATTTTCTATAAATACATTGTTTAGTACTTGTACTTCTTTTTTAAGATTTACTTTATCTAATTCTTCTTTTACTCTAATAAATTCTTTCACATTATTTTCTTTTAAACTTTCTATTGCTTTCTCATCATTGTAAATCCATTTAGGCTGTTGTTTTCTGCTTGAAACTTTTCCATATGGAGTTGATATTTTAAACTTAGGATCTATCTTCTTTTGTTCTACATAGTATTTCATTAATAATCCTTCAAAAAAATTATTACTATCTTCTAATGATTTCAATTCACTATTTCCCCAATCCTTAATTCTTGTTATTTCTTCATTCATTAATGCTTTAACTTCTCGTTCTTTAATTTTTATAGCTTGCATTTTTCTTAAAGCCCAATTAGCACTATTTATGTTTTCCATCTCAAAATCTTCTTTTTGTTCTATTTCTTCTAATTCAATTTTTCTTAATTCATTCATTTTTAATTCCTCCTATGATATAATTTAAATATAGTAATTTTTATTGAGCCTATTTTGCTGGGGAGCTGGTAGGCTCTTTTTCAACGCTTATATCTGAACCATCACTAACAATTGTAGCTATATAATTCTTTTCATAAAATTCTTGAGCAGTTTCTAAATTAATTATTCTGCCAATACCTTTAAATACTTTCATCTATATCACCCCCTTAAAAAACATTGTCCACATAACAAATGCTGCAGGTAAATAAAATATAAAACTATCATCATCTTTAAACATTAGATTTAATGTAGATATAGTAAGTAAAATTAAAGAAAAAACAAAAAATACTTTCAAGCTTGTACACCTCCTAATCTAGCTTCACTAAAACTCTTACATTCCCATTAAAAGCATTTCTTCTTTTTAGCCTATTTTGATATGCTTGTGTTTTGTAATAAGCCATTGTATTTTTTTGAACTCCCATCTCATTAGCTATTTCTTCTATAGTACCTATAGCTAATAAATTTTCTCCTTTATAAAGAGCATATTCCTTCTTCATATCTCCAACCCTCTCCTTTTGTATTCATCTTCTATGGTCATACATTTGAAGATATAATTTGGATTCTTTGTATCTAAAACAGCTTGTCCAAATTCTTTTTGTAATTCTTCGTTATTTAGATGTTTTAAATAGGACAAGTAATCTATATCATTATTTACTGATTTTGTTTTCATATAAGCTCACTCCCTATATTATTTTCTAACCACTCATCTAGTTTTGATATAATAGTGAGCCTTGAAACTCCAAGAATAATAACCGGGAAATCTTTAGAATGAGTTAATCTTCTAGCTTTATCCTTACTTATTCCTAAGACCTTAGCTAATTCTGAAATATTAAGTGTTTTTCTTTTAATCTCTTTTTTATGATTTTCAATCATTTTAGATATATCTTTAGTTTCTGGTGGTGTCACAGTTATATTTGTTTTCATTTGTATCTCCTCCCTTTAATTTTCAAAAAAGCTTATTTGTTTTTTAGTTCTAAACTGTTTTACACTCCTTATACTTTCATCAATAATTCTCATGTTTTCTATCAATTTTTTATAAGGTATATCTTGCCATGCTTCACCATCTAATATCATCAATACTCTTTGTTTAACTAAATCTACTTCTCCATCTTCTCTGTCTATTCCTAATCCACTTTTTATATAGTTATTAAGATTAATTTTGTTTGCATGAGTAGGTCTATAATTTTCTTCATATTTTGAAAGGCTTTCATCTATTTGATTTGCCACAGTTTCTTTTAATACATTTACTACATTATTAGTAAGTGCAGTTTCTGACACGTGATAAATCTCTTTTAAAGCTTTTTCACACCTAATGAAGTAGTTTCTATACATATGAGATTTTTCAGTTCTTGACATCATAGCGATATGTTTAGCAAATTCTAAATTAATTACAAAATCCATTGTTTCATTACCTTCGACATTATGTCGAACCCCTACCCAGTCAAGGTTCTTTTTAAAAAATTCATTATTTATAATGTTGCTCTTATACCATCTTGCCCATTGAGTCTTGTCCAAACCTAGTCCTAAATACAATTCTTTTGCAGATACTGCTTGATTTCCATTTTCATTCGTTATATTTATTAACTCTTTCATTTATTTTTTCATCTCCTTTTTCTTTTCTTCATAAAAATCTTTTTGATTACTTTTGTAATCATGTTTTATAAAAAAAATATCGTCAAAATCTATCTTAAGAGCCTGACATATATCTTTGGCTACTTTACCACTTGGATTTCTTTCTCCATTAATAATTTGATTAATGTAACCTGCTGATATACTTATTTTTCTTCCTAAAGAACGTTGTGAAAAACCTGATTTTAATAATATTTCTTTTATTTGGCTAGAATCTCTCAAAAAAATTTTCATATTTTCACCTCCTTATGGATATAATATTATAATGATTACTTT contains:
- a CDS encoding helix-turn-helix domain-containing protein; protein product: MKTNITVTPPETKDISKMIENHKKEIKRKTLNISELAKVLGISKDKARRLTHSKDFPVIILGVSRLTIISKLDEWLENNIGSELI
- a CDS encoding antA/AntB antirepressor family protein, with protein sequence MKELINITNENGNQAVSAKELYLGLGLDKTQWARWYKSNIINNEFFKKNLDWVGVRHNVEGNETMDFVINLEFAKHIAMMSRTEKSHMYRNYFIRCEKALKEIYHVSETALTNNVVNVLKETVANQIDESLSKYEENYRPTHANKINLNNYIKSGLGIDREDGEVDLVKQRVLMILDGEAWQDIPYKKLIENMRIIDESIRSVKQFRTKKQISFFEN
- a CDS encoding helix-turn-helix transcriptional regulator; this encodes MKIFLRDSSQIKEILLKSGFSQRSLGRKISISAGYINQIINGERNPSGKVAKDICQALKIDFDDIFFIKHDYKSNQKDFYEEKKKEMKK